Sequence from the Paenibacillus tundrae genome:
ACCTCAAAAATAGAAAAAAAGACTGCCCAAGGAACGCTCCTTGGCAGTCTACAATGTGTACTTTAGTATATTCGTAGCTACACAATAGCTCTATACGATCGACGTGCGCTCTGCAAGCATAGTATTCGCTAGTTATGCTGATCACGCATGATTATGATTCGCCAGTCGTGCTCGAATGTTAACGTTGTATCTACCTCAGCGCAGCATCTACTTCAAATGCACTATTGCAATCCAAATCAGTCGTTTATACTCGATTTACTTCGTTGATGTCCTTGGCAGAACGAGGGTGACGGTTGTCCCTTCACCTGGCTCTGAAGATACCCTAAGTGTTCCGCCAGCTCCGCGCGCACGTTCTTCCATGCTGAACATCCCAACACCGTTACCCACCTTCGTTCCATTGAAGCCGACGCCCTGATCTTCTATGATGACCACGGTTGCATCCTCAGCATCTTCTACGGTCACTTGTGCTTCGGATACATCCGCGTACTTCGCAATGTTGGTTAACGCTTCTTGGATGATCCGGTACATCGCAATCTCACGATTCATCTCCAGTCGTCTGCGTAGATTGCACTCCAGCTTAACTTCGATACCATAGTGCCGATTGTAATTCTCTATGTAGGTGCGAATCGCAGGTACAACCCCGAGATCATCCAATACAGAAGGTCTGAGCTCCCAAGCCATACCACGAACATCCTCCATAATTCCGGTCACTTGTTTCCGCAGGGATTCGACGCCGGGATGTGGCTGATCTGCGAGCAGGCGATCCATCTGGATGACGAGAGAGAATAGACTCTGACCGATTCCATCATGCAGCTCGCGCGAGATCCGTCGCCGTTCCTCTTCCTGAATGTTCATGACCTGAG
This genomic interval carries:
- a CDS encoding PAS domain-containing sensor histidine kinase, whose translation is MNSEHENRLSGLADQPVLQLLLELDEHITDDQFRSRLKGSLHQLSDLKFALDESSIVALTDRKGKIQYVNDKFCEISKYDRSELIGQDHRIINSGYHGKTFMKNLWDTISSGRVWHGEIRNRAKDGNYYWVNTTIVPFLDNDGQPYQYLAVRSEVTKLKRVEGELQTMMSQVMNIQEEERRRISRELHDGIGQSLFSLVIQMDRLLADQPHPGVESLRKQVTGIMEDVRGMAWELRPSVLDDLGVVPAIRTYIENYNRHYGIEVKLECNLRRRLEMNREIAMYRIIQEALTNIAKYADVSEAQVTVEDAEDATVVIIEDQGVGFNGTKVGNGVGMFSMEERARGAGGTLRVSSEPGEGTTVTLVLPRTSTK